The DNA region CGGCGCAAAGATCCAACCGAGTCCGTCGTCCTTCATGATGAACGGATGATCGCCGGCAATGGCATCCTGTGCTTTGGCGCCGCTGGGCGGAACGTAATCGGGGCGTTTATTCCGTTCGAAGTCGGGCGAGTCAAGGCCGGTCCACTCGCTTTTTTCCTCGTCCCACCAGACGTATTTCTTGCGTTCGCTCCACGGTTTGCCGTCGGGATCCGCCGACGCGCGATTGTACAGAATCCGCCGGTTTGCCGGCCACGCCCATGCCCACTCCGGCGCCACCCAGTGCTGTTCGCTTCCCGCTTTGCGTCGTGCCGTTTGGTTTTGTTCGTTCTCGTAGCAGCCGGAATAGATCCAACAGCCGCACGACGTGGTGCCGTCAGCTTTGAGCTGGCCGTAACCGGAAAGCGCTTTGCCGTTTGCGTCCCAGCCGTTAATTTCGCGCAACACTGCCGCTGCATCGGGTTCGCGTGTCTCGCCGCGTTCGGGATACTCCCACGTCACAAAGCGGACCGGATCCGAATGCGGGTCGGTTTGTTGCGCGATCTTGCCCTTGATCCGTTTTCCTAAGTGATAGTAGAACCACAGCTCGGAGCGCGCCTCGCCTTTGGGCTCGATTGCTTTGTGGTGCCATTGTAAGAGCCGCTGCGTGTTGGTGAACGAGCCGGGTTTTTCCACATGAGCGGCAGCCGGCATCCAGAAGACTTCGGTTTTGATCGCCTCAGTCCGCAACTCGCCGGAAGCGATCTCAGGTGAATCATGCCAGAACGCCGCGCTCTCGGTCTCGGTAAAGTCGCGTACGACCAGCCAGTCGAGGTTCGCGAGCGCGCGGCGGTGCAAGCCCGAATTGCCTGACCCGACCGCCGGATTTTCGCCGACGCAGAAAAAGCCTTTGACCTTTCCGTCGAGCATGTCGATGGCGCTGCGGAAGGTTGAATGATCGCCGTTGATGCGCGGCAGCAAGTCGAAGCAATAGTCATTTTCAGCCGTCGCGTGTTCGCCGAACCACGCTTTGAGCAGACTGATGAGGTACGTGTCGATGTTTCCCCAATGGCCGCCCTTTTTGGCGCCTTCGATCTCGATGAACCGCTTTAAATTAGGATGCTTGTCCGGGCGCGGCATTGAGATATATCCCGGCAAGAGATCGAAGAGCGTCGGGATGTCGGTTGAGCCCTGAATCGACGCATGGCCGCGCAACGCCATAATTCCGCCGCCCGGCCTTCCAATATTGCCGAGCAGCAATTGAATGATTGCGGCGCCGCGAATTACTTGGACTCCGGTCGTGTGCTGTGTCCAGCCGACCGAGTAGCAGAACGCGGACGTGCGCTCTCGCCCGCTGTTAGCGCAAAGCGCTTCGGCTACTTCGATCAGCCGAGCGGGCGCGACGCCGCAGATCTCCGCGACGGTTTCGGGCGTGTACCGCGCGTAGTGGCGCTTGAGCACTTGATAGACGCAGCGCGGATGTTGGAGCGTTTTGTCCTGCGTGCCCTCGTACTGCCAGCTTTCCAATGAATAGCCGGTTTCATTCCATCCCGAGAAGAGGCCGTCGAGATCTTCCGTGTCCTTGAAATCTTCGCGCAGGATCGCCGGCGCGTTGGTGTAGTTGACGACGTAGTCTTTGAATGCGCGGTCGTTCTCGAGAATGTAATGGATGATGCCGCCCAGGAACGCGATGTCGCTGCCGGGACGGATCGCTACATGCAAATTTGCCATCGCGCTGGTGCGCGTGAAGCGCGGATCCACGTGGATGATTTTCGCGCCGTGCTCGCGCGCTTCCATGACCCATTGGAAACCAACCGGATGGTTCTCCGCCATGTTGGACCCCATGATCACGATGCAATCGGAGTTCTGCAGGTCTTGCTGGAATGTCGTCGCGCCGCCGCGTCCGAACGAGGTTCCCAAACTGGGAACCGTCGAGCTATGTCATATTCGGGCCTGATTTTCAACCTGCACGACGCCTAGCGCCGTGTAGAGTTTTTTCATCAGGTAGTTCTCTTCGTTATCGAGCGTCGCGCCGCCGAGATGGGCGATTCCGGCGCAGCGATTGAGTGGGCGGCCTTCGCCGTCCGTCGCCTCCCACGTCTCGCGCCGCGTTTTCAGCACGCGATCGGCGATCATGTCCATCGCGCGTTCGAGCGGGAGCTCTTCCCAGTGCGTGCCGTACGGTCGCCGGTATTTTACTTTATATTCGCGGAACGGGTTTTGAACGAGCGAAAGGCTGGCGGCGCCTTTGGGGCAGAGGCGGCCGCGCGAGATCGGGCTGTCGGGATCGCCTTCGATCTGAACGATCGTTTCGTCTTTGACGTAGACATTCTGGCCGCAGCCGACCGCGCAATATGGACAGATCGACTTCACGACCTTCGCACCGCTTAACCGTGAGACCGGCAGCATGCGCAGGGGCTTCGACCGGAGCAAAGCAAGACCCCGCGATGAAGCGCACCCTCATTCTGCTGGCATTTTGCTGCTCCGTGTCGCCCGCTTTGGCAGCGCCGGCCAAAGCCAAGCCCTCGCTCGCGAGCGCAATTCAAGCCATCGTTAACCGCTATCCCAACTCGCAATTCGGAGTCGCGATCTACGATCTGGATGCTCGCAAAACCATCTACGATCTCAACGCGCAGCGTTTCTTCGTTGCGGCGTCAACGACGAAGTTGCTGACCGAAGGCACGACGCTTGCGCTTCTCGGTCCGGACTACCGATTTCGTACGAATGTGTACCGTAACGGCCCGATCGATGCGAGCGGCACGCTGCAAGGCGACGTTATTCTGCAGGCATCCGGCGATCCGAACCTGTCGGGCCGAATTCAGCTGGACGGCACGATGGCTTTCGAAAACGAGGATCATTCCTACGACGGATCGCCCGACACCAAAGCTGTGCCTGGCAATCCGCTGGCGGTCATCAACGATCTCGCTGCGCAGATCGCCGCGCGCGGCATCAAGAAAGTTACCGGACAGGTTATCGTCGATGACGCCCTGTTTCCGGGAGGCTATCCGGAGTCGGGAACGGGCGTCATTGTCTCTTCAATTGTCGTCAACGACAATATTGTGGACGTGACCGTCAGTCCGGGCACGCGACCCGGCGATCCGGTAACCATCGCGGTTTCACCGCAAACGCCGTACGCGGTCTTCATTAATAAAGCGACAACCGGTGCGGCGGGCAGCGATCGCAACATCTCCGTTCCCGACGGTGTCGCCGACGCAGCCGGCATGAGGACGGTAACGATAACCGGTTCGTTGCCCGCCGGCTCTCCGCCGATTCTCTATGCGTACGACGTCCCGTCGCCGCGTCGATTTGCCGAAGTTGCCTTAACGACGGCGTTGCAGAACGCTAGCGTCGCGATCGGCCCGAGTGCCGGCGGGACCGCGGCGAACGCTGCTTCAGAAGTAGATGCCAACATCATCGCAACGCATCTTTCGCCGCCGTTGAGCCAAGACGTCAAAGTGACGCTCAAGGTCAGCGACAACTTGCACGCGTCTATGATGCCGTATTTATGGTCCCCAAAACACACGCTACGCGCGGGTTTTGATCTCGAGCGCGCTTTCTTTCAGCGAGCCGGATTGGATCCGGGCGAAATCGTCCAGAACGACGGCTTAGGCGGCAATGCGTTTATTCAACCGCAGTTCATGGTGAAGTACTTGGCATATCTGCGAACGCAGCCGTTCTTTGAGACGCTCTACAGCTCGCTGCCGGTGTTGGGCATGGATGGCACGCTCTTCAACATCGCCAATAACTCGCCGGCCCGCGGCAAAGTTCATGCGAAGACCGGTACCTGGGGCGTCGGCGACGCGCTCAATCAACGCGCGATGGTTACGGGTAAGGGGCTCGCGGGCTACATGACAACCGCTTCGGGGCGGCACATCGCGTTTTGTTTCTATTTAAACAACTTGGCGGTACCGCACGGCCAAGACTCGAGTCGAGTCGCCGGTCAAATCAAC from Candidatus Rubrimentiphilum sp. includes:
- the dacB gene encoding D-alanyl-D-alanine carboxypeptidase/D-alanyl-D-alanine-endopeptidase; translated protein: MKRTLILLAFCCSVSPALAAPAKAKPSLASAIQAIVNRYPNSQFGVAIYDLDARKTIYDLNAQRFFVAASTTKLLTEGTTLALLGPDYRFRTNVYRNGPIDASGTLQGDVILQASGDPNLSGRIQLDGTMAFENEDHSYDGSPDTKAVPGNPLAVINDLAAQIAARGIKKVTGQVIVDDALFPGGYPESGTGVIVSSIVVNDNIVDVTVSPGTRPGDPVTIAVSPQTPYAVFINKATTGAAGSDRNISVPDGVADAAGMRTVTITGSLPAGSPPILYAYDVPSPRRFAEVALTTALQNASVAIGPSAGGTAANAASEVDANIIATHLSPPLSQDVKVTLKVSDNLHASMMPYLWSPKHTLRAGFDLERAFFQRAGLDPGEIVQNDGLGGNAFIQPQFMVKYLAYLRTQPFFETLYSSLPVLGMDGTLFNIANNSPARGKVHAKTGTWGVGDALNQRAMVTGKGLAGYMTTASGRHIAFCFYLNNLAVPHGQDSSRVAGQINGELATAAYLYVP